In a genomic window of Paraburkholderia phenazinium:
- a CDS encoding MFS transporter — protein sequence MKSVQLNQDAAAADVGSVSLPRADAELSLKEGKPSSSRLALTVLLTGAFLSPLDYFIVNLALPSIRTGIHASSAELQLVVSVYASAFAVLLVTGGRLGDLFGRKKLFMSGMAGFVIASALCAGSPNGMVLVIGRVLQGAAASVMVPQILATIRTVFPKEQQTKVMSLYGFVFGIAAVVGQLGGGALITLRPFGLEWQSIFLINIPVGTLALIGAWKFVPENRSAHGARIDSVGVILLSLFLGLVIYPLTQGREAGWPTWTFVSFGASVPVFLLFLLAEYRLKLRGGDPLVDLQLFRNPVFSLGLLLAFCFYCDSVFFLTYGIYLQSGLHWTPLAAGFAIFPFGIGAVLGPLLSPALVRRVGSHVLTTGFALLAIGFGTSGAALLHALEPHALFFGGLFLAGMGHGIVLPSVVRIVIGEIAPEKAGLASGVVTSMLQIGSAFGATAISGAFFSVLSSGTTSADYVRAYQTGIAIVSVLFVVCVALSVVLTRLQGKAEGA from the coding sequence ATGAAATCTGTTCAGCTAAATCAGGATGCGGCCGCGGCCGACGTGGGTTCGGTCTCGCTTCCTCGTGCCGATGCCGAGCTGTCGCTCAAAGAGGGGAAACCTTCCTCTAGTCGGCTGGCGCTAACGGTCTTGCTCACGGGGGCTTTTCTTTCGCCTCTTGATTACTTCATCGTCAATCTCGCTCTCCCCTCAATCCGGACCGGGATCCACGCGAGTTCCGCCGAACTGCAACTGGTTGTCTCCGTCTATGCTTCCGCGTTTGCGGTGCTGCTGGTTACGGGCGGACGATTGGGTGATCTGTTCGGGCGCAAGAAGCTGTTCATGTCGGGAATGGCGGGCTTCGTCATCGCATCGGCTCTCTGCGCGGGTTCGCCGAATGGCATGGTTCTCGTCATTGGCCGGGTGCTTCAGGGCGCGGCGGCTTCCGTGATGGTTCCGCAGATACTCGCCACGATCCGCACCGTGTTTCCGAAAGAACAGCAGACGAAGGTCATGAGTTTGTATGGGTTCGTCTTTGGCATCGCTGCGGTGGTCGGGCAACTGGGGGGCGGCGCGCTCATTACGCTAAGGCCGTTTGGCCTGGAGTGGCAGTCGATTTTTCTGATCAACATTCCGGTCGGCACACTTGCACTGATCGGTGCGTGGAAGTTTGTACCCGAGAATCGATCCGCGCACGGCGCGCGGATCGATTCGGTTGGCGTGATTCTGCTGTCGTTGTTTCTGGGGCTCGTGATCTATCCGCTGACGCAGGGTAGAGAGGCGGGATGGCCTACCTGGACATTCGTTTCCTTTGGCGCGAGTGTGCCTGTCTTCCTCCTGTTCCTGTTGGCCGAGTATCGATTGAAGCTGCGGGGCGGAGACCCGCTCGTCGACCTGCAACTGTTTCGGAATCCGGTGTTTTCGCTCGGATTGCTGCTGGCGTTCTGTTTCTATTGCGACAGCGTATTCTTCCTGACGTATGGCATCTATCTTCAGAGCGGGCTGCACTGGACGCCGCTCGCCGCCGGTTTTGCAATTTTCCCATTTGGTATTGGCGCTGTCCTTGGGCCCTTGTTGTCGCCTGCGTTGGTGCGTCGCGTGGGCAGCCACGTTCTGACCACGGGCTTTGCGTTGCTCGCCATTGGCTTCGGAACTTCCGGCGCGGCGTTGCTTCACGCGCTGGAACCTCATGCGCTGTTCTTTGGGGGCCTGTTCCTTGCGGGAATGGGTCACGGCATCGTCCTGCCGTCTGTCGTGCGGATCGTCATCGGCGAAATCGCGCCTGAGAAAGCGGGTTTGGCGTCTGGTGTCGTGACATCCATGCTGCAGATCGGATCGGCATTCGGTGCAACCGCGATCAGTGGCGCGTTCTTTTCAGTGCTTTCCTCGGGTACGACGTCCGCCGATTACGTACGCGCCTACCAGACAGGCATAGCGATCGTGTCGGTGCTGTTTGTCGTCTGCGTTGCATTGTCGGTTGTACTGACGAGGCTGCAGGGAAAGGCGGAGGGCGCGTGA
- a CDS encoding LysR family transcriptional regulator — translation MPTLDVDSVSAFVLVADLGSFTKAAHALGTSQAVISVKVKRLEDRLGYRLLERTPRKVNLSQRGKTFLRPARNFIAAHQLAIAGLTSTPKRLVIGISDQVAGPGLPALLAQLSAYDPSLVMEVHIDASHTLMDAFDKSAIDAAIVRREDDRRDGELLVRERFGWFASSRWENGEGQALRLASLASSCAVRALATQALDAAGIPWTEVFIGGGMAAVGAAVSAGLAVAPLAYSVAPVGTIDVGARYGLPRLSESDVVLHAAVTDPLSQGAIRRLAASFRSGETGAAIALEPASSAMVA, via the coding sequence ATGCCCACTCTTGACGTCGATTCCGTAAGCGCGTTCGTGCTGGTGGCCGATCTGGGCAGCTTCACGAAGGCTGCCCATGCGCTGGGCACATCGCAGGCCGTCATCAGCGTGAAGGTGAAGCGCCTGGAGGACCGGCTGGGCTACCGGTTGCTGGAACGCACGCCCAGAAAGGTCAACCTGTCGCAACGAGGCAAGACCTTTCTCCGCCCGGCCAGAAACTTTATTGCGGCGCATCAACTGGCGATCGCCGGGCTCACCAGCACCCCGAAGCGGCTGGTTATCGGCATCAGCGACCAGGTGGCCGGCCCCGGTTTGCCGGCTCTCCTCGCGCAGTTGAGTGCCTACGATCCCAGTCTGGTGATGGAAGTCCACATCGATGCCTCGCACACACTCATGGATGCCTTCGATAAGAGCGCGATAGACGCGGCGATCGTGCGGCGGGAGGACGACCGGCGCGACGGCGAATTGCTGGTTCGCGAGCGTTTCGGCTGGTTTGCGTCGTCGCGCTGGGAAAATGGCGAGGGCCAGGCGCTGCGTCTGGCGTCTCTGGCGTCGTCTTGTGCCGTTCGGGCGTTAGCGACGCAGGCATTGGATGCCGCCGGGATCCCCTGGACGGAGGTGTTCATCGGTGGCGGGATGGCGGCGGTGGGCGCGGCGGTGTCGGCGGGTCTTGCGGTCGCTCCGCTCGCGTATAGCGTCGCCCCGGTCGGCACGATCGATGTGGGCGCGCGATATGGCTTACCGCGTTTATCCGAGTCCGATGTCGTTCTTCACGCCGCGGTCACCGATCCGCTCTCGCAAGGTGCGATCAGACGCTTGGCGGCGTCGTTCAGAAGCGGGGAGACCGGGGCGGCAATCGCCCTTGAGCCGGCTTCCAGCGCCATGGTTGCCTGA
- a CDS encoding MFS transporter — protein MSTKGYTGALEASVTAGAEPDPRRWFALPILLMGAFLPPLDFTIVNLALPSIRQSLGATSSEVQFVISAYAATYAVFLVTGGRLGDLRGRKRMFMTGIVGFTLASVLCGAAWSPGVLIAGRILQGLMATVMAPQVLASIRVLFPAHEQGRALAFYGATFGLANICGQIFGGVLVSAHPFGFTWQTIFFVNVPIGIAALAGSAVFLGDSRAQEAQRLDLGGVVLLSATLGLLVYPLVEGRETGWPVWIIAMLVASVFALVAFIGFEKRFAARGGSPLVDFSLFQNPGFVAGIAMAVLFYMQNAFFLTFSVYLQNGLRLTPFDAGMATLPYVSGGFVASLASSRLMQRLGPRALTLGFVFQVVGFSTVMFAVSGGPSGTLGLGLICAGVGFGTIMPSVLKAVIGGVDQRHAGLASGVAISALQIGSALGVAIVGDAFYSALGTRQDLRGYAHAFTFALGCNVVLLIVGGCLSLRLPGARRTFALNRGG, from the coding sequence ATGAGCACGAAGGGATACACGGGGGCACTGGAGGCATCTGTCACGGCCGGAGCGGAGCCCGATCCGCGACGGTGGTTCGCGCTCCCGATTCTGCTGATGGGCGCATTTCTGCCGCCGCTCGACTTCACCATTGTGAATCTCGCTTTGCCTTCCATTCGCCAGAGTCTGGGCGCCACGTCGAGCGAGGTGCAGTTCGTAATCTCGGCCTATGCCGCCACGTATGCGGTGTTCCTCGTGACGGGCGGACGGCTTGGCGATCTGCGCGGCCGCAAGCGGATGTTCATGACCGGCATTGTGGGCTTTACGCTGGCATCCGTGCTGTGCGGGGCCGCCTGGTCCCCAGGTGTGCTGATCGCCGGGCGTATCTTGCAGGGGCTGATGGCGACGGTGATGGCGCCGCAGGTGCTGGCTTCGATCCGCGTACTGTTTCCGGCGCACGAGCAGGGGCGGGCGCTGGCCTTTTACGGCGCCACGTTTGGTCTCGCCAACATCTGCGGCCAGATATTCGGCGGGGTGCTTGTTTCGGCTCATCCGTTCGGCTTTACCTGGCAGACCATATTTTTTGTCAACGTCCCCATCGGCATCGCTGCGTTGGCGGGCAGCGCTGTGTTCCTTGGCGACTCGCGGGCACAAGAGGCACAACGGCTGGATCTCGGCGGCGTCGTGCTTCTGTCGGCGACGCTAGGGTTGCTGGTTTATCCGCTTGTCGAGGGGCGCGAAACGGGGTGGCCGGTCTGGATCATCGCCATGCTGGTCGCCTCCGTCTTCGCGTTGGTCGCGTTCATCGGTTTTGAAAAGCGGTTCGCGGCTCGGGGTGGGTCCCCGCTGGTCGATTTCTCGCTGTTCCAGAACCCGGGGTTTGTCGCCGGCATTGCGATGGCGGTGCTGTTTTATATGCAGAACGCCTTTTTTCTGACGTTCTCCGTTTATCTGCAGAACGGGCTGCGCCTGACGCCGTTTGACGCAGGGATGGCGACCCTGCCGTATGTGAGCGGTGGCTTCGTCGCCTCCCTGGCTTCGTCGCGTCTCATGCAACGTCTTGGCCCCCGCGCTCTGACTCTCGGTTTCGTATTCCAGGTGGTGGGCTTCAGCACGGTGATGTTCGCAGTCAGTGGCGGGCCATCAGGAACGCTGGGACTCGGACTGATATGCGCCGGGGTCGGCTTCGGAACCATCATGCCATCCGTCCTCAAGGCCGTAATCGGCGGTGTCGATCAAAGGCATGCCGGCCTGGCGTCGGGCGTTGCAATCTCCGCCTTGCAGATTGGATCGGCGCTAGGCGTGGCGATTGTCGGCGATGCCTTCTATAGCGCGCTGGGTACAAGACAGGACCTGAGGGGCTATGCCCATGCCTTTACCTTTGCCCTCGGATGTAATGTCGTGCTCCTGATCGTTGGCGGGTGCCTTTCTCTTAGGCTCCCAGGCGCGAGGCGCACGTTCGCCTTGAACAGAGGCGGTTGA